Proteins found in one Kiritimatiellia bacterium genomic segment:
- the rpoN gene encoding RNA polymerase factor sigma-54, which produces MLNNPGLTLRQDQRQLQVLAPQLRQSLELLQVPVLELRALIQKELQQNPVLEEKGDDSIALDPQSADDTRVDAKELNFKEDFEVLMRLDRETHDYFLQEYEPYNAAAEKKRDYALEVRAPDESLQEHLAKQLAMLEMSDRDRRIGELIIGSINEEGYLTQSIEELAVSAGYEAECLYDVLAVIRDFDPVGVGARDLKDCLLLQLQRFGHDSSLAARIVSDHLNLLAARNYGEMARALGVADDEVRTAAKMIATLDPRPGLAFGGETAPYIFPEIFVEKGENGYHVVLNDERIPRLRISRYYQQLMSGAQSTEEVRKYIMEKVKGALFLMKSIEQRQHTLRRVAVEIIKVQSDFFDSGVAFLKPLTMSDVARRIGLHETTVCRCVANKFMKTPRGVFAMKYFFTPGLKTSDGHLVSNKAIQDLVAGMVAEEDPAHPLSDQEIFERLSARGLQIARRTVAKYRLALKIPPSHIRRSG; this is translated from the coding sequence ATGCTCAACAATCCGGGATTGACTTTAAGGCAGGACCAGCGCCAGCTGCAGGTTCTGGCGCCGCAATTGAGGCAGTCGCTGGAACTGCTCCAGGTTCCCGTGCTTGAATTGCGCGCCTTGATCCAGAAGGAACTGCAGCAGAATCCGGTGCTTGAAGAAAAGGGCGATGATTCAATTGCGCTGGACCCGCAGTCGGCGGACGACACGCGGGTGGACGCCAAAGAGCTGAATTTCAAGGAAGATTTTGAAGTTTTGATGCGTTTGGACAGGGAAACCCATGATTACTTTCTCCAGGAATACGAGCCGTACAACGCCGCCGCCGAAAAAAAGCGGGATTATGCCCTGGAAGTCCGCGCGCCGGACGAATCCCTCCAGGAGCATCTGGCCAAACAGCTTGCCATGCTTGAAATGTCCGACCGCGACCGCCGCATCGGCGAATTGATTATCGGCAGTATTAACGAGGAAGGTTATCTGACCCAGAGCATAGAGGAGCTGGCCGTTTCGGCGGGGTATGAGGCCGAATGTTTATATGATGTCCTGGCGGTCATCCGGGATTTTGACCCCGTCGGCGTCGGCGCGCGCGACCTCAAGGACTGCCTCCTGCTTCAACTGCAGCGCTTCGGCCACGATTCCTCCCTGGCCGCGCGGATTGTCAGCGATCATCTGAATCTCCTTGCGGCCAGAAATTACGGCGAAATGGCGCGGGCGCTGGGCGTCGCGGACGATGAAGTCCGGACGGCCGCCAAAATGATTGCCACGCTTGATCCAAGGCCGGGACTGGCGTTCGGCGGCGAAACCGCGCCGTATATTTTTCCGGAGATTTTCGTGGAAAAGGGGGAAAACGGTTATCATGTGGTTTTGAACGACGAGCGCATCCCCCGCCTGCGCATCAGCCGGTATTACCAGCAGTTGATGTCCGGCGCGCAGAGCACGGAAGAGGTCAGGAAATATATCATGGAGAAGGTCAAAGGGGCTCTTTTCCTGATGAAGAGCATTGAACAGCGCCAGCATACGCTGCGGCGGGTTGCCGTGGAAATAATCAAGGTTCAATCGGATTTTTTTGATTCCGGCGTCGCTTTCCTGAAGCCGCTGACCATGTCGGACGTGGCCCGCCGGATCGGATTGCACGAAACCACGGTCTGCCGCTGTGTGGCCAATAAGTTCATGAAAACCCCCCGCGGGGTCTTTGCCATGAAATATTTCTTCACCCCCGGTCTTAAAACCAGCGACGGGCATCTCGTCTCAAACAAGGCGATCCAGGACCTGGTGGCCGGGATGGTGGCGGAGGAAGACCCGGCGCATCCTCTTTCCGACCAGGAAATCTTTGAACGTTTAAGCGCCCGCGGATTGCAGATTGCCAGGCGCACGGTGGCAAAATATCGCCTGGCTCTCAAAATACCCCCTTCCCATATCCGCCGGTCAGGCTGA
- the acpP gene encoding acyl carrier protein, with the protein MALEDKVRDIIVEQLGINAEQVTPEASFIEDLGADSLDTVELVMAFEEEFGAEIPDEEAEKLTTVGAVINYLKEKGFGG; encoded by the coding sequence ATGGCGCTTGAAGATAAAGTGCGTGATATAATCGTTGAACAACTGGGAATAAATGCCGAACAGGTTACTCCGGAAGCCTCGTTTATTGAGGATCTGGGGGCCGACTCGCTGGATACCGTTGAACTGGTCATGGCGTTTGAAGAGGAATTCGGCGCCGAAATTCCCGACGAAGAAGCCGAAAAACTGACGACCGTCGGCGCGGTAATTAATTACCTCAAGGAAAAGGGCTTTGGCGGTTAA
- a CDS encoding peptidylprolyl isomerase, whose protein sequence is MKIARIMLCAVFALAVFGTMPALAAKEAETSKPDAVKAGEDASLKSETTAETARTEPAETAEKTLPLAPETVLVKVNDQDITQADLDKELGQIRKMMEGRGIPPKQFEAMIKGVKPQIMEGIIVRRLIAGECEREKIAVTPEETTGEINLFQTSLPKKTTLDDFLKKNNISRDAFEQDVNEQIKIEKLLKVSAPTDEEIKTYYDENKTSLFETPETINARHILIAIDATDDDSAKKSKKKKAEDLLKKLNKGGDFAKLAEENSDCPSKARGGSLGDFPRGNMVPAFEEAAFSLKTNEISGVVETEFGYHIIQTIAHNPAQTKPFEDVKGQIAFRLKGKKVQEKMGALVAQLKDAAKIDYTKEGESLKPARLPAGMPFMPAGGKEEAGTAEPGKEKSGEPSADKK, encoded by the coding sequence ATGAAGATTGCACGAATCATGCTCTGCGCCGTTTTTGCATTGGCGGTATTCGGAACCATGCCGGCGCTCGCCGCCAAGGAGGCCGAAACATCAAAACCCGACGCGGTGAAAGCCGGGGAGGACGCATCCTTGAAGTCCGAAACAACAGCGGAAACCGCCCGGACGGAACCGGCCGAAACCGCGGAAAAAACCCTGCCCCTCGCGCCGGAAACGGTCCTGGTCAAGGTTAACGATCAGGACATAACCCAGGCTGATTTGGACAAAGAGCTTGGCCAGATCCGGAAAATGATGGAGGGGCGCGGCATCCCCCCGAAACAATTTGAAGCCATGATCAAAGGCGTAAAACCCCAGATCATGGAGGGCATCATTGTCCGCCGTTTGATTGCCGGCGAATGCGAACGCGAAAAAATCGCCGTAACGCCGGAGGAGACAACCGGGGAAATAAATCTGTTCCAGACGAGCCTGCCGAAAAAAACCACGCTTGATGATTTCCTGAAAAAAAACAACATCAGCCGCGATGCTTTTGAACAAGACGTCAACGAGCAGATTAAGATTGAAAAGCTGCTGAAAGTTTCCGCGCCGACCGACGAGGAAATCAAAACCTATTATGATGAAAACAAAACGTCCCTTTTTGAAACGCCGGAGACCATCAATGCCCGGCATATCCTGATCGCGATTGACGCAACCGACGATGATTCTGCGAAAAAATCCAAGAAGAAAAAAGCGGAAGATTTGCTTAAGAAACTGAACAAGGGCGGCGACTTTGCCAAGCTGGCCGAGGAAAATTCCGATTGTCCCAGCAAAGCAAGGGGCGGCAGCCTCGGCGATTTTCCGCGCGGCAACATGGTGCCGGCTTTTGAAGAGGCCGCCTTTTCGTTGAAGACCAATGAAATCAGCGGGGTGGTTGAGACCGAGTTCGGTTATCATATCATCCAGACCATCGCGCATAACCCGGCGCAGACCAAGCCGTTTGAGGATGTCAAGGGCCAGATTGCTTTCCGCCTGAAAGGCAAAAAAGTCCAGGAGAAGATGGGCGCGCTGGTCGCGCAGCTCAAGGACGCCGCCAAGATTGATTATACCAAGGAAGGCGAATCGCTCAAGCCGGCCCGTTTGCCCGCGGGAATGCCCTTTATGCCGGCCGGAGGGAAAGAAGAAGCCGGAACCGCGGAGCCCGGCAAGGAAAAATCCGGCGAGCCCTCCGCCGATAAGAAATAA
- the fabG gene encoding 3-oxoacyl-[acyl-carrier-protein] reductase — MQGFEKKVALITGAARGIGRTIAEKFAQAGADVALCDLNREWLDESLAACASKGRRAAGYAVDVSRGEDVQKTVEAVMSDFGRIDILVNNAGITRDGFLLRMSEQDWDAVLNINLKGTFLFTKAAAKIMLKQRSGAIVNLASIIGLIGNAGQCNYAASKAGVIALTKSAAKELASRNIRVNAVAPGFITTKMTEVLPEDIRTKMLAAIPAGRFGRPDDVADAVLFLAGGESAYITGHVINVSGGMVM; from the coding sequence ATGCAAGGATTTGAAAAGAAAGTGGCGTTGATTACCGGCGCGGCGCGCGGCATCGGGCGGACAATCGCCGAAAAATTCGCGCAGGCGGGCGCCGATGTCGCATTATGCGATTTGAACCGCGAATGGCTGGATGAAAGCCTTGCGGCCTGCGCTTCAAAAGGACGCAGGGCCGCCGGCTACGCGGTTGATGTAAGCCGGGGGGAAGACGTCCAGAAAACAGTTGAAGCGGTCATGAGCGATTTCGGCCGGATTGACATTCTGGTCAACAACGCGGGCATAACCCGCGACGGATTCCTTTTGAGAATGTCGGAACAGGACTGGGACGCCGTATTGAATATTAACCTGAAAGGGACTTTTCTATTCACCAAGGCCGCCGCAAAAATCATGTTAAAACAACGTTCCGGCGCAATTGTTAATTTAGCCTCAATTATCGGCTTGATTGGAAACGCGGGACAGTGTAATTATGCGGCTTCAAAAGCGGGGGTAATTGCCCTGACGAAATCAGCCGCGAAGGAACTGGCTTCGCGGAATATTCGCGTCAATGCCGTTGCGCCCGGCTTCATTACGACTAAAATGACGGAAGTTTTGCCGGAAGATATCCGGACAAAAATGCTGGCGGCCATTCCCGCAGGACGGTTTGGCAGGCCCGATGATGTCGCCGATGCGGTTCTGTTTCTGGCCGGCGGCGAATCAGCATACATCACCGGTCACGTCATCAACGTCAGCGGTGGAATGGTAATGTAA
- a CDS encoding MBL fold metallo-hydrolase yields MKICILASGSSGNCIFVGTSRERVLIDAGLSARETARRLEQIGVALSTISAVCLTHEHSDHIAGLAMLQRRYDLKIFANSGTIEAIRRNAKMRHLQWQTFSTGMPFQIGDLTFTPFPVSHDAYEPVGFIAAGGNTQVGIVTDIGAATHLVREHLRRCQALIIEANHDEGLLSGARRPWMLKQRIAGRQGHMSNAGAAQIIAETASPELRQVFLCHISRDCNRPELALKEVKNSLARRGMANIQVSVTFANQISEIWTDEKK; encoded by the coding sequence ATGAAAATATGCATTCTGGCCAGCGGCAGTTCCGGCAACTGCATTTTTGTCGGGACAAGCCGGGAACGCGTGCTGATTGACGCCGGCTTAAGCGCCAGAGAAACCGCCCGGCGCCTTGAGCAGATCGGCGTTGCTCTTTCCACGATCTCGGCGGTCTGCCTGACCCATGAGCATTCCGACCATATCGCCGGGCTGGCAATGCTGCAACGGCGCTACGACCTCAAAATCTTCGCCAATTCAGGCACGATTGAAGCCATCCGCCGCAACGCCAAAATGCGCCATTTGCAGTGGCAGACCTTTTCCACCGGGATGCCTTTCCAAATCGGCGATCTTACCTTTACCCCCTTTCCCGTATCCCACGATGCTTATGAGCCGGTCGGTTTCATCGCGGCCGGCGGAAACACGCAGGTGGGGATTGTCACCGATATCGGCGCGGCCACCCATCTCGTCCGGGAACACCTGCGCCGCTGCCAGGCGCTGATCATTGAAGCCAACCACGATGAGGGGCTTCTCTCGGGCGCGCGGCGGCCCTGGATGCTCAAACAGCGCATTGCGGGAAGACAGGGACATATGTCCAACGCCGGCGCGGCGCAAATAATCGCGGAAACGGCCTCGCCTGAGCTCAGGCAGGTGTTTTTGTGCCATATCAGCCGGGACTGCAACCGGCCGGAACTGGCGTTAAAAGAGGTTAAAAACTCGCTGGCCCGGCGCGGAATGGCAAACATTCAGGTAAGCGTCACTTTTGCAAACCAGATCAGCGAAATCTGGACCGACGAGAAAAAATGA
- a CDS encoding DUF933 domain-containing protein: MKVGLLGFAQSGKKTFFSLLTGRKQDGSIALKEGEALEGIAPIRDPRVDALAGLFKPERVKYAENIIVLCPDLTPPGSAGAARAWLESARKCDLLCILIRSFSSDAVYHPLGDVNPERDRNALESEIVLADLEIIEKRLERIEREKKAGQTPRQIQEEKTLLKIKGTIEKEMRLCAPVLDRQESDSIKSLALLILKPVIWAYNVNEDQLGKQVHQQTGNIFNISCRIEQEIMALENQAERLDYLKEIGVSSSGLDRLNQAAYDALGLMSFYTVGGDEVRAWTIRKGALAPEAGGKVHTDIERGFIRVEIIKYDDLIAAGSEAAAKARGKMQVKGRDYAIADGDICHFRFNV; encoded by the coding sequence ATGAAAGTCGGACTGCTCGGATTTGCTCAATCTGGAAAAAAAACTTTTTTCTCCCTGCTGACGGGGAGGAAACAGGACGGGTCCATCGCGCTCAAAGAGGGGGAGGCGCTGGAAGGTATCGCGCCGATCCGCGACCCGCGGGTTGACGCGCTCGCCGGTCTTTTCAAACCCGAGCGCGTCAAATACGCCGAAAACATTATTGTCCTTTGCCCCGACCTTACGCCCCCGGGCTCGGCGGGCGCCGCGCGCGCCTGGCTGGAGAGCGCGCGCAAATGCGATTTACTCTGCATATTGATCCGCTCCTTTTCATCGGACGCGGTTTATCACCCACTCGGCGACGTCAATCCGGAACGCGACCGTAACGCCCTGGAATCGGAAATTGTTCTGGCCGACCTCGAAATAATTGAAAAAAGGCTGGAAAGAATTGAACGCGAAAAGAAGGCCGGCCAGACCCCGCGGCAGATACAGGAGGAAAAAACACTGCTGAAAATCAAGGGAACGATTGAAAAGGAAATGCGGCTCTGCGCCCCCGTCCTGGACAGGCAGGAATCGGACTCAATCAAAAGCCTGGCCCTCCTTATCCTGAAGCCGGTCATCTGGGCTTATAACGTAAATGAAGACCAGCTGGGGAAACAAGTCCATCAACAGACCGGCAATATCTTCAATATCTCCTGCCGGATTGAGCAGGAAATAATGGCGCTGGAAAATCAGGCGGAACGGCTGGACTACCTCAAAGAGATCGGCGTTTCATCGTCGGGACTGGACCGCCTCAATCAGGCGGCCTACGATGCGCTCGGTTTAATGTCGTTTTACACCGTGGGCGGAGACGAAGTGCGCGCCTGGACAATCCGCAAGGGCGCTCTGGCCCCGGAGGCCGGCGGGAAAGTGCATACGGATATTGAGCGCGGATTTATCCGCGTGGAAATCATCAAATACGACGATTTAATCGCCGCCGGAAGCGAAGCCGCCGCCAAAGCCCGGGGAAAAATGCAGGTAAAAGGACGCGACTACGCGATCGCGGACGGCGACATTTGCCACTTCCGTTTCAACGTGTGA